The Mesorhizobium sp. AR02 genomic interval TCTGTCACTCCGCTCTCGGAAGCGCCAAGCCCAGAGCGGCAAGCATTCAGCACGAGCGTTGGAACGCGTGTCTCGTAGAGGAGGTTGCCGACCGTCGTCCCGTCCACCGCCTGCACCCGGCTGGGATGCTTGTCATCCTCAAAACAGATGTAGCCTCGCGCCGCATCCGTTGCCGATGGCGCGGACAGCCGGCGTGGATCGAACATCTTCTGGAGGTTGAGAGCAGCCAGGCCTTTGGAATCGATGTAGAGGCCATGGCCGTCGAAATGAACTACATGGTACGGCGTTCCTTTTTCCTTTGCACGGCGCAATGTTTGACCCAACATGGCGAAAGTCGCCGGCCGAAGCACGTCAAGGTCGACAGCTGCCGAACCGGCTTCCGTCAGTGCCTTGACGATATGCATTGCGACAGAACGAAACGGTACGTCGTCGGCGCCGGCGGGACGACATATCACGACTAGAATTCGCACCGGCCCGGCCGCAACGTCAGCCATGCGCGGTATACGAGCGACCTGAGATTGAACACGCACGAACTCTCCGCTCGTCAGCGCCAACGGTGCGTCGGAACGAGGATCGCGCAATAGTTCCCAAGGAAAGGCATGTGCCTCGCGGATGCCGGCCGAAATCTCGATTCGGGTGTCGGCGATGTCATCGCAGACATCGCTCCAGAGCCGGATCGTGTCACGATTGGCTTCAAAGATCGCGCTGAACAGGGATCGGCCGATATCGGCCATCCTTCGTTCAACGCCGGCTGCAACCTGCGGCGCAGGATCGGCGCTTCGTTCGAGGTAGTCCTCCAGATACCAGCGGAGCCGCGCCTGGTCCGTCTCGGTCATAATAGGAGCTATCGTTGCTGTCGCGGTACGACGCGCCCCGCGGCCTTCCAACGAGATTTCAATCGGATGGGCGCCACCCTCTACAGTTAGATGACTAAGTCGTAGCACAAGCATCAAGCACCTCGCAGCGGAGTGACGCGCGTTGGACCGGCCGATATCTGTGACAGAGTTACATATATAACATTATAGTAAAGCGTGAGCCATGCAATCAAGCAACTGAATGAAATTGCCCGGATATCGACGCGAATCCGGGATGCAATCTTCTGCTTGAAAGACAGGCAATCATTGCTGCGATAGACGAGCGGCAAAAATGCGACCGATCGTCTTGATGGCTAAATGAACGGCAGTCTGATCAGGCCGGAACCTTTGACCTACCGACGGAAGAGTCACTACTGGCACATAGCCGACGGCTCTGGGTTCAAAACATCGGGATTTATCCGAAAACCGCTTCGCGCTTTTCGGTGGGATGTCCTACCGCCCCCGCGAAAGGCTCCCCAGGATCCCGCGCACGATCGCGCGTCCGACCGACGAGCCAACGGACCGAACGACCGACTTGATCGCGGCCTCCGCCACAGTCTGGCGATTGGAGGGGCGCGGCGCCGGCGCCCGACGCCCACCTGACTGCGGTGCGGGATCGTCATTGCCGAATCCCGGAATGGTCCAGCGCGAACCGCCAGTGCCTGCCTGCTGCGCCTGCGCTTCGGCGTCCTGCGCCTCCTTGGCCCTCTTCTGCAGCATCTCGAAGGCCGATTCGCGGTCGATGACCTGATCGTACTGGCCGGCGACCGGGCTTTCCGCGATCAGTTTTTGCCGCTCGGTGGGGGTTATCGGTCCAAGCCGCGACGACGGCGGACGGATCAGCGTGCGCTGCACCATGGACGGCACACCCTTGTCCTCCAGTGTCGAGACCAGCGCTTCACCGGTGGCGAGCTGGGTGATGGTGGTGGCGCAGTCGAAGTCGGGATTCGGCCGGAACGTCTCGGCCGCCGTCCTCACCGCCTGCTGCTCTCGCGGCGTATAGGCGCGCAGCGCGTGCTGAACGCGATTGCCGAGCTGGGCCAGCACCTTCTCGGGGATATCGAGGGGGTTCTGGGTAACGAAATAGACGCCGACGCCTTTCGAGCGGATCAGGCGGACGACTTGCTCGACCCGATCGATCAGCACTTTCGGCGCTTCGTCGAACAGAAGATGCGCCTCGTCGAAGAAGAACACCAGCTTCGGCTTATCGGGATCGCCGACTTCCGGCAACACCTCGAACAGTTCCGACATCAGCCACAACAGGAAGGTCGCGTAGAGCCGCGGATTCATCATCAGCTTGTCGGCGGCAAGCACGCTGATCGCACCGCGCCCATCACGCGTGGTGCGCATGATGTCGGAGATACGCAGTGCCGGCTCACCGAAGAAATGCGCGGCACCCTGCTGCTCCAGGACCAACAGGGTGCGCTGGATTGCTCCCACGGAAGGCTTGGTGACATTGCCGTAGCGCGAGCCGATCTCGTCGGCGCGCTCGGCGATGTTGGAGAGCAGCGCCTGAAGATCCTTCATGTCGAGCAGCAGCAGGCCTTCCTCGTCGGCCAGACGGAAGGCGATGTTCATGATGCCTTCCTGCGCCTCGGTCAGGTTCATCAGGCGCGACAACAGCAGCGGCCCCATCTCCGAGACGGTGGCGCGGATGGGATGGCCCTGCTCGCCGAACAGGTCCCAGAAGATGACCGGAAATTCCTGGAAATCATAGGGCTCGAGCTTGACCTGCGCGGCCCGCTTGACCAGGAAATCCTGCGCCGTGCCCATCATGGAAATGCCGGACAAGTCACCCTTGATATCGGCGCAGAACACAGGCACGCCGGCATTCGAAAAGCCTTCGGCCAGGATCTGCAAAGTGACGGTCTTGCCGGTGCCGGTGGCACCGGTGACCAGGCCGTGGCGATTTCCATATTGCAGCAGCAACTGCTCTGGGCGCTGATAGCTGTCGTCGGGCTTGCGGCTGGCGCCGATGAAAATACTGGTGTCGTCAGCCATATGTCGGGTCTCCGCAAACTGATGAGTCAAAAGCCAGCCTTTGGCCGAAGGTATAGTGAGGCTGCTGCACAGCGACAATGATAATTGTCCAAAGCCGGGCCAATCGTCCAAATCGGGCCAACCGCCGAAATCGGATTTTTGGAACTTGCGGATTTTGCTGGTGTTTGGCAATCGTCCATGGTTCGTCGACGGAGCCGCCCTATATATCTGGCGGATCGAATTCAGCCCTCGGAAGTGCATTGCATTGCGGTAATGAACCGGGGACCGTAGACTGAATGCTCCCGGCTGGTGCGGCCGCATGAAACGAGGAGGATGGATGGGCGCCGGAGCCTTGATCAGGGGTACTGAACCTGTGAACGCAGAGCGCCAGCGTTGGCTGGCACTGGCGGAAAAAGCGTTGGCCGGCTCATCCTTCGAGGAAAAGCTGGTCTCGCACACCGACGACACCATCCGCATCGAGCCACTCTACGACCGTGCGACCGGATCCGAGCCGATCGTGCGCGCTAATCCTCGGTCGCCCTGGATCGTCAGCCAGCGCGTCGACGACCCCGATGTCGATCGCGCCAAGGCGCAGGTCCTGGATGATATCGCGCAGGGCGCGACGGGATTGTCGCTCGTCTTCGAAGGTGCTCCGAACGCATTCGGCTACGGTCTGCCGAGGACTGCACAGGCGCTGGAAACGGTGCTGGAGGGTGTACCCCTCAACCGGATCCAGATCCGCATCGACACCCACCCCTGGAGCCGCCCCATGGCCGACTGGCTGGTGGCGTTCCTGAGCAAGCGCCGCTCCGATCCGGCAAAGCTTAACCTGTCGTTCGGCATCGATCCGGCGGCAATCCTTGCTGGCACCGGCCGGCTGCGCATGTCGATCGAGGCGCTGCAGGAATCGATGCCGCAATCGCTGGCACATTTCTTCTCGATGGGCGTTCCCGGCGTGCTGCTGGAGGCGGACGGTCGCGTCTTCCACAATGCCGGCGCCACGGAGGCGCAGGAACTCGGCATCATGTTGGCTTCGGCGGTCTCGTATCTGAGAATGTTCGAGAAGGCGCGGCAGCCGCTGGTCTATGCGGCACCGCATATCGGCTTCGCGCTCAGCGTCGACCAGGACCAGTTCCTGTCGATGGCCAAGGTGCGGGCGCTGCGCAGGCTGTGGGCACGGATGCAGGAGGCCTGCTCGATCCCCAACTCCACGGCCAACATCCATGCCGAGACATCATTTCGCATGATGACGGCATTGGACCCGGAGACCAACATCCTGCGCACGACGATCGGCTGTTTCGCCGCGGCCGCGGGCGGAGCCGATTCGATCTCCATCCTGCCTCATACGATCGCGCACGGCCTGCCGGCGCCTTTTGCCCGCCGGGTCGCGCGCAACGCGCAGTTGATCATGGCCAATGAAAGCCATGTCGATTACGTCGCCGATCCCGCCTATGGGTCCGGCGCGGTCGAAACGCTGACATCAGACCTTTGCGAAGCCGCGTGGGCGGAGCTGCAAACGATCGAA includes:
- a CDS encoding helicase HerA-like C-terminal domain-containing protein, with product MADDTSIFIGASRKPDDSYQRPEQLLLQYGNRHGLVTGATGTGKTVTLQILAEGFSNAGVPVFCADIKGDLSGISMMGTAQDFLVKRAAQVKLEPYDFQEFPVIFWDLFGEQGHPIRATVSEMGPLLLSRLMNLTEAQEGIMNIAFRLADEEGLLLLDMKDLQALLSNIAERADEIGSRYGNVTKPSVGAIQRTLLVLEQQGAAHFFGEPALRISDIMRTTRDGRGAISVLAADKLMMNPRLYATFLLWLMSELFEVLPEVGDPDKPKLVFFFDEAHLLFDEAPKVLIDRVEQVVRLIRSKGVGVYFVTQNPLDIPEKVLAQLGNRVQHALRAYTPREQQAVRTAAETFRPNPDFDCATTITQLATGEALVSTLEDKGVPSMVQRTLIRPPSSRLGPITPTERQKLIAESPVAGQYDQVIDRESAFEMLQKRAKEAQDAEAQAQQAGTGGSRWTIPGFGNDDPAPQSGGRRAPAPRPSNRQTVAEAAIKSVVRSVGSSVGRAIVRGILGSLSRGR
- a CDS encoding methylmalonyl-CoA mutase subunit beta; protein product: MGAGALIRGTEPVNAERQRWLALAEKALAGSSFEEKLVSHTDDTIRIEPLYDRATGSEPIVRANPRSPWIVSQRVDDPDVDRAKAQVLDDIAQGATGLSLVFEGAPNAFGYGLPRTAQALETVLEGVPLNRIQIRIDTHPWSRPMADWLVAFLSKRRSDPAKLNLSFGIDPAAILAGTGRLRMSIEALQESMPQSLAHFFSMGVPGVLLEADGRVFHNAGATEAQELGIMLASAVSYLRMFEKARQPLVYAAPHIGFALSVDQDQFLSMAKVRALRRLWARMQEACSIPNSTANIHAETSFRMMTALDPETNILRTTIGCFAAAAGGADSISILPHTIAHGLPAPFARRVARNAQLIMANESHVDYVADPAYGSGAVETLTSDLCEAAWAELQTIEAEGGVLSSLRDGHIQKRVRAAAALRDAAFKAGERAIIGTTLYPQKSERPVETLDAKQRPAFTEGVVLCEPLFPARIDQSIGVAS